The following proteins are encoded in a genomic region of Chryseobacterium cucumeris:
- the recO gene encoding DNA repair protein RecO, producing MNSQNGFLLSFIKYGENDAVLHCFTEEEGFQSYFLKGIYSKKNKKKALLQPLSHLNFSINPARGNGIPTVSKFELVKNNDIYTDIKVNTVIFFISDFLSHILKHENKNIPVYSGIDHLITELNNRNYQAHLLFLLAFLKIQGVAPLLSEGNFLDPETGTFSPGISHQLFNEEISMIWKEALCAEDFYATKIRSSLRKDFLDSLLVYYHYHITDFKTPASLEIIQQIFE from the coding sequence ATGAATTCACAAAACGGTTTTTTACTTTCATTTATCAAATACGGGGAAAATGATGCGGTATTGCATTGTTTTACAGAAGAAGAGGGTTTTCAAAGCTATTTTCTGAAAGGAATTTATTCCAAAAAGAACAAAAAGAAAGCCCTGCTTCAGCCGCTGAGCCATCTCAATTTTTCCATTAATCCAGCACGGGGCAACGGAATCCCGACTGTTTCAAAATTTGAATTGGTAAAAAACAATGACATTTATACAGATATAAAGGTCAATACTGTCATTTTCTTTATCTCGGATTTTCTGAGTCATATTCTTAAGCATGAGAATAAAAATATTCCCGTCTATTCCGGTATTGATCATCTTATCACTGAGCTGAACAATAGAAATTATCAGGCACATCTTCTGTTTTTACTGGCTTTTTTAAAAATTCAGGGTGTAGCTCCATTATTGAGTGAAGGTAATTTCTTAGATCCGGAAACCGGCACTTTTTCTCCGGGAATAAGTCATCAGCTTTTTAATGAAGAGATTTCAATGATATGGAAAGAAGCTCTTTGTGCAGAAGATTTTTATGCCACAAAAATCCGTTCTTCTTTGAGAAAAGATTTCCTTGACAGTCTTTTGGTGTACTATCATTATCATATCACGGACTTCAAAACTCCGGCCTCACTTGAAATTATACAGCAGATATTTGAATAA
- a CDS encoding glucose 1-dehydrogenase has translation MEISLQNQVAVVTGASSGIGSGIAKSLAGAGATVIVNHSSERSTDEAKAVLKEITDAGGKGMTYQCDVSKEDQVIRMFQDVIAEYQTVDILINNAGIQKDAKFTEMTLDQWNAVIGVNLTGQFLCAKEAIKEFLRRGIDTSRSVACGKIIHISSVHEIIPWAGHANYASSKGAIRMLMQTLAQEYGADKIRVNSICPGAIQTPINQNAWDTPEALNSLLSLIPYNRIGQPQDIGNLAAFLASDLADYITGTSIFVDGGMTTFESFSTGG, from the coding sequence ATGGAAATATCACTTCAGAATCAGGTGGCTGTAGTCACAGGAGCTTCCAGTGGAATCGGTTCAGGAATTGCAAAATCATTGGCCGGAGCAGGAGCAACGGTCATTGTCAACCATTCCTCAGAAAGATCTACAGATGAAGCCAAAGCTGTTTTAAAGGAAATAACGGATGCCGGAGGGAAAGGAATGACCTACCAATGTGATGTTTCCAAAGAAGATCAGGTCATCAGAATGTTTCAGGATGTCATTGCTGAGTACCAGACTGTAGATATTCTGATCAATAATGCAGGGATTCAGAAAGACGCGAAATTTACTGAAATGACTCTTGACCAATGGAATGCGGTCATAGGAGTTAATCTGACGGGACAATTTCTATGCGCCAAAGAAGCCATTAAAGAATTTCTGCGAAGAGGAATCGACACTTCCCGCTCTGTTGCATGTGGGAAAATTATTCATATCAGTTCAGTGCATGAAATTATTCCATGGGCCGGGCATGCTAATTACGCTTCCAGTAAAGGGGCAATCAGAATGTTGATGCAAACGCTTGCTCAGGAATATGGTGCGGACAAAATCCGTGTCAATTCCATTTGTCCGGGAGCGATTCAGACGCCGATTAACCAGAATGCATGGGATACTCCGGAAGCTCTTAATTCTCTTCTCAGCCTTATTCCTTATAACAGAATCGGACAACCGCAGGATATCGGAAACTTAGCTGCGTTCCTTGCCAGTGACCTTGCAGATTATATCACAGGAACAAGCATTTTCGTGGATGGTGGAATGACTACGTTTGAGAGTTTTTCTACCGGAGGATAA
- a CDS encoding MGH1-like glycoside hydrolase domain-containing protein, translating into MTEKQRISDVSWKKWGPYVSNREWGLVREDYSEDGDAWNYTGHDTAEAKTYRWGEEGICGICDDLQKLVFSVGFWNKKDKMVKERFFGLTNGQGNHGEDVKEYFYYLDSTPTHSYMKMLYKYPQNAFPYEQLVKINAERGKEDPEYELIDTGIFDQNDYFDIFIEYAKESQNDILVRLTIINKSEKEASLVILPTVWFRNTWKWGYDDYKPQLSAEDADHIKVNHQDIEIKNVYAKQSLKTLFCNNETNNEKLYQCSNDSKYCKDGINNFVMTGNSQSVNPQNAGTKASFFIDEDFKAGESKIFEFMLSDKDIREPFKDFDILFKQRQKEADEFYAEIQKGIASEDEKLVQRQAFAGMLWNKMFYHYNVEKWLKGDPSEMPPPKSRETIRNYDWKHLNNEHIISMPDKWEYPWYATWDLAFHTISFSLIDPDFAKHQLKLFLFEWYMHPNGQLPAYEWNLSDVNPPVHAWAVFRVFKIDEYLKDKPDLEFLESAFQKLLMNFTWWVNKKDLNGNNIFEGGFLGLDNIGVFDRNSVLPNGEQLEQSDGTSWMAMFALNMMRIALELALYNKVYEEMAMKFFEHFLSIAHSLDNMGDENFSLWDEQDEFFYDAITSSDGTHMYLKLRTIVGLIPMFAVEVIDDEMIENLPNFKKRMKWVLDNKPELASLVSRWEVKGQDSKHLLSLLRGHRLKRLLNRMLNPDEFLSDYGVRALSKEYERNPYTLTLNETDFTVKYTPAESDSGLFGGNSNWRGPVWFPINFLIIDSLQRFFFYYSPDFLVEYPTGSGNYSDLDQIADALNKRLAKIFLKDENGKRPVHGQYERFQTDPDFKDYILFYEYFHGDNGRGVGASHQTGWTGLIAKILQPRFSKKEMAESETEMPDNAEKQ; encoded by the coding sequence ATGACGGAAAAACAGAGAATTTCAGATGTTTCATGGAAAAAATGGGGCCCCTATGTCAGTAACCGTGAATGGGGACTTGTTCGTGAAGACTACAGTGAAGACGGAGATGCCTGGAATTACACAGGCCACGATACGGCAGAAGCCAAAACATACCGTTGGGGTGAAGAAGGGATATGCGGAATCTGTGACGATCTTCAGAAACTTGTATTCTCTGTAGGTTTCTGGAATAAAAAGGATAAAATGGTGAAAGAGCGGTTCTTTGGACTCACCAACGGACAAGGAAATCATGGTGAAGATGTAAAGGAATATTTCTATTATCTTGATTCTACTCCTACACATTCTTATATGAAGATGCTGTATAAGTACCCTCAGAATGCATTTCCTTATGAGCAGCTTGTAAAAATAAATGCTGAAAGAGGAAAAGAGGATCCGGAATATGAGCTGATTGATACAGGAATTTTTGATCAGAATGACTATTTTGATATTTTTATAGAATATGCAAAGGAAAGTCAGAATGATATTCTAGTAAGATTAACAATTATCAATAAATCTGAAAAAGAAGCATCTCTGGTCATTTTGCCGACAGTTTGGTTCAGAAATACCTGGAAATGGGGATATGATGATTATAAACCCCAATTGTCTGCGGAAGATGCTGACCATATTAAAGTCAATCATCAGGATATTGAGATTAAAAATGTGTATGCAAAACAGTCCTTAAAGACCTTGTTTTGTAATAATGAAACCAATAATGAAAAGCTTTATCAATGTTCTAATGATTCAAAATACTGTAAAGATGGAATAAATAATTTTGTGATGACGGGAAATTCCCAGTCTGTAAATCCACAAAATGCAGGAACCAAAGCTTCTTTCTTTATTGATGAAGATTTTAAAGCGGGAGAATCAAAAATATTTGAATTCATGCTTTCAGATAAAGATATAAGAGAACCTTTTAAAGATTTCGATATTCTTTTTAAACAAAGACAAAAAGAAGCAGACGAGTTTTATGCAGAAATCCAGAAAGGAATTGCTTCGGAAGATGAAAAACTGGTTCAGAGACAGGCTTTTGCAGGAATGCTTTGGAATAAAATGTTTTACCATTACAATGTAGAAAAATGGCTGAAAGGTGATCCTTCCGAAATGCCTCCGCCAAAATCCCGGGAAACGATAAGAAACTACGACTGGAAACATCTGAACAATGAGCATATCATTTCAATGCCTGATAAATGGGAATATCCATGGTATGCAACGTGGGATCTTGCATTTCACACCATCAGCTTTTCACTGATAGATCCGGATTTTGCCAAACATCAGTTAAAGCTTTTCCTGTTTGAATGGTATATGCATCCCAACGGACAGCTTCCTGCCTACGAATGGAACCTGAGTGATGTGAATCCTCCTGTACATGCCTGGGCGGTTTTCAGGGTATTTAAAATTGATGAATATTTAAAAGACAAACCGGACCTGGAATTTCTGGAAAGTGCTTTCCAAAAACTGCTCATGAATTTTACCTGGTGGGTTAACAAAAAAGACCTTAACGGTAATAATATCTTTGAAGGAGGATTCCTGGGGCTTGATAATATCGGTGTTTTTGACAGGAATTCTGTTTTACCCAACGGAGAACAGCTGGAACAGTCGGACGGAACGAGCTGGATGGCTATGTTTGCCCTCAATATGATGAGAATTGCCCTGGAACTGGCCCTTTACAATAAGGTGTATGAGGAGATGGCGATGAAATTCTTTGAACATTTCCTGTCGATTGCCCATTCATTGGATAATATGGGGGATGAGAATTTCAGTCTTTGGGATGAGCAGGATGAATTTTTCTATGATGCAATTACTTCCAGTGACGGAACTCATATGTATTTGAAATTAAGAACCATCGTTGGGTTGATCCCGATGTTTGCTGTTGAGGTTATTGATGATGAAATGATTGAAAACCTTCCCAATTTCAAAAAAAGAATGAAATGGGTACTGGATAATAAACCTGAACTGGCTTCTCTGGTTTCAAGATGGGAAGTGAAAGGACAGGATTCAAAACATCTTTTATCTCTGCTTCGGGGACATCGTCTGAAAAGGTTGTTAAACCGGATGTTGAATCCGGATGAGTTTCTAAGTGATTACGGAGTAAGAGCTTTATCCAAAGAGTATGAAAGAAATCCTTATACTTTAACTCTGAATGAAACGGATTTTACTGTTAAATATACCCCTGCTGAAAGTGACAGCGGCTTGTTTGGTGGAAACAGCAACTGGCGCGGCCCCGTATGGTTTCCGATCAATTTTCTTATTATTGACAGTCTTCAGCGTTTTTTCTTCTATTACAGTCCGGATTTTTTGGTAGAATATCCTACGGGCAGCGGTAATTATTCAGACCTTGATCAGATTGCAGATGCCTTAAATAAGAGACTCGCGAAAATATTTTTAAAGGATGAAAATGGTAAACGCCCGGTTCATGGACAGTATGAAAGATTTCAGACCGATCCGGATTTTAAAGATTATATCCTTTTCTATGAATATTTCCATGGAGACAACGGCCGTGGAGTAGGAGCTTCCCATCAGACAGGCTGGACGGGACTTATTGCTAAGATTCTTCAGCCCAGATTTTCCAAAAAAGAAATGGCAGAATCCGAAACTGAAATGCCGGATAATGCAGAAAAACAATAA
- a CDS encoding AadS family aminoglycoside 6-adenylyltransferase — protein MSAREEKLKQIIQWAENNPDIRAVLLTSSLVNPYAPVDDFSDLDVELVFGNRSSYESENKWISLFGDPISMIEEDDRVFDGKHAMKMVLYKDHVKVDFKLYQVSEFIEEINQENLPEDWDVGYKVLIDKDNLTNSMKPPTYQSIMIQQPTEKEFQQRMNDFWWDTTYVAKCLKRGDIFYAKFMSENILRTDYLVPLIEWYIAENHDWNNITTNKHGRLFKKYLSSDLWNKVEKTFSGSDIEENWNALFAYADVVHELGTSLAEKLHCMYPSKLEYDIRNYLNEVRKMP, from the coding sequence ATGAGCGCAAGGGAAGAAAAACTGAAACAGATTATTCAATGGGCTGAAAACAATCCTGATATCCGTGCTGTTCTCCTGACCAGTTCATTGGTAAACCCTTATGCTCCGGTAGATGATTTCAGTGATCTTGATGTGGAGCTTGTTTTTGGTAACAGATCATCCTATGAGTCGGAAAATAAATGGATCAGCCTTTTTGGTGATCCTATTTCCATGATTGAAGAAGATGATCGTGTTTTTGACGGAAAGCATGCTATGAAAATGGTCTTATATAAAGATCATGTAAAAGTGGATTTTAAGCTGTATCAGGTATCGGAATTTATTGAAGAAATCAATCAGGAAAACCTTCCCGAAGACTGGGATGTAGGATACAAGGTTTTAATAGATAAAGATAACCTGACCAATAGTATGAAACCGCCTACCTATCAGTCAATAATGATTCAGCAGCCGACAGAAAAAGAATTTCAGCAGCGGATGAATGACTTCTGGTGGGATACAACTTATGTTGCAAAATGCCTGAAACGCGGAGACATTTTTTACGCCAAATTTATGTCTGAAAATATCCTGCGTACAGATTATCTTGTCCCTTTGATTGAATGGTATATTGCCGAAAATCATGACTGGAATAATATCACAACCAATAAACACGGAAGACTCTTCAAAAAATATCTCTCATCTGATTTATGGAATAAAGTGGAAAAAACTTTCTCCGGCAGCGATATTGAAGAAAACTGGAATGCATTGTTTGCCTATGCAGATGTGGTTCATGAGCTGGGAACTTCACTGGCAGAAAAGCTTCATTGTATGTACCCTTCAAAGTTGGAGTATGATATCAGGAACTATCTTAATGAAGTAAGGAAGATGCCTTAA
- a CDS encoding GNAT family N-acetyltransferase: MIHLEFFKPEDLSGVSYALDENQMRFTATAQQALQSISERDDNDAFPVTIFYNDLPAGFFVLDFGKDKLEITDNENSTLLRSLSVNPGMQGKGIGKAAMLELSDFVRNHFKTCDEIVLAVNQKNDSAYHIYLKAGYIYDGKTRIGRSRPQYLMYKKL, encoded by the coding sequence ATGATACATTTAGAATTCTTTAAACCAGAAGATCTTTCCGGGGTCAGCTATGCTTTGGATGAAAATCAGATGAGATTTACAGCGACTGCTCAACAGGCTTTGCAAAGCATCAGTGAGCGGGATGATAACGATGCATTTCCCGTGACTATATTTTACAACGATCTGCCTGCAGGCTTTTTTGTCCTTGATTTCGGGAAAGATAAACTGGAAATTACTGATAATGAAAACTCAACGTTGTTACGATCTTTATCTGTGAATCCCGGGATGCAGGGCAAAGGAATTGGAAAAGCGGCGATGCTTGAACTAAGTGATTTTGTCAGAAACCACTTTAAAACCTGCGATGAAATTGTATTGGCCGTCAATCAGAAAAACGATTCTGCTTACCATATTTACCTTAAGGCAGGATACATTTACGACGGTAAGACCAGAATCGGAAGAAGCCGACCTCAATATCTGATGTACAAAAAACTTTAA
- a CDS encoding DUF1684 domain-containing protein, protein MKKYIILFLLLPLWVFSQKKISKEEKEVQKFQKELNAEYLNPKETPLRGDNFKNFKGHPFFPFDAKYRVTAQFVKSEDTKPFELPTSSGKTKTYREYGKATFTLDGKPYTVTLYQSLDLIKQEKYKDYLFLPFRDATNEKETYGGGKYMDLKIPKGNTIVLDFNQSYHPFCAYNAYDYNCPIVPEENKLPVEIRAGVMYEDIYHH, encoded by the coding sequence ATGAAAAAATATATCATACTCTTTTTACTGCTTCCTCTATGGGTTTTTTCTCAGAAAAAGATATCAAAGGAAGAGAAAGAGGTACAGAAGTTTCAGAAAGAACTCAATGCAGAATATCTTAACCCAAAGGAAACTCCATTAAGAGGTGATAATTTTAAAAATTTTAAAGGACATCCTTTCTTTCCTTTTGATGCTAAATACAGAGTTACTGCACAATTTGTAAAATCAGAAGATACAAAACCCTTTGAACTTCCTACGTCTTCAGGGAAAACAAAAACGTATCGGGAATATGGAAAAGCAACCTTTACATTGGATGGTAAGCCGTATACTGTAACGTTATACCAAAGCCTGGATCTTATCAAACAGGAAAAATACAAAGACTATCTTTTCCTTCCGTTCCGTGATGCAACCAATGAAAAAGAAACGTATGGAGGAGGAAAATATATGGATCTCAAGATTCCGAAAGGAAATACCATTGTGCTTGATTTTAATCAATCTTACCATCCGTTCTGTGCTTATAATGCTTATGATTACAACTGCCCGATTGTTCCGGAGGAAAATAAGCTTCCCGTGGAAATCCGTGCAGGGGTAATGTATGAAGATATTTACCATCACTAA
- a CDS encoding GMC family oxidoreductase N-terminal domain-containing protein translates to MDRKSFIKTSVLAISGFYFLQSELFHAAERRNNQIVENNDVPIVIIGSGYGGAVSALRLCEAGKKVVLLEMGLNWEKAGIPFSNLLKPGKSSAWLKNKSIAPFMNIFSLTPFTGTLDRLDFDHIKIWVGRGVGGGSLVNGGMAVTPKESYFREVFPDLDAEKFYNHYFPLVREELRVNVIDEQFLKDCPYYKFTRIGEAEAHKAGFKTIRVPNVYDFKYMEKEFRNEVPRSALNTEVIYGNNHGKNSLDKTYLKKALETGNLEILDLHRVQTIQLNDDKSYTLNVRQTDTSGAMIADKVFHCKKLILSAGTMGTLQLLLQSHAENGFPIHEKIGKNWGNNGNFMTGRNWVKPLSGGTGAKQSTIPVGGIDNWDDPEHPFFTEIAPLPMGMDVATSLYLLINRVDKKGEVAYHKASQSLTLNWDESNTAKMRENAQYFIRKMNKANGGTRSHLLFNNGFGADICYHPLGGCVLGEATNEYGKLKDHENLFVLDGSLIPGTIGVNPFVTITAIAEYCIENLIKQNEFA, encoded by the coding sequence ATGGACAGAAAAAGCTTCATAAAGACCAGTGTTCTGGCAATATCAGGATTTTATTTTCTTCAATCCGAATTATTTCATGCAGCGGAACGAAGAAACAATCAGATCGTGGAAAACAATGATGTTCCCATTGTTATTATTGGCAGTGGATATGGCGGAGCGGTTTCAGCTCTGCGTCTTTGTGAAGCCGGAAAAAAAGTAGTGCTGCTGGAGATGGGTCTTAACTGGGAAAAAGCAGGAATTCCGTTTTCCAATTTGCTGAAACCCGGGAAAAGCTCTGCATGGCTGAAAAACAAAAGCATTGCTCCCTTTATGAATATTTTTTCTCTGACTCCTTTTACCGGAACTCTGGACCGTCTGGATTTTGATCATATTAAAATCTGGGTAGGAAGAGGGGTTGGCGGAGGTTCTCTGGTGAATGGCGGAATGGCTGTCACTCCCAAAGAAAGCTATTTCAGAGAGGTTTTCCCTGATCTTGATGCTGAAAAGTTTTATAATCATTATTTTCCTCTGGTACGGGAAGAACTCAGGGTAAATGTTATTGATGAACAGTTTCTGAAAGACTGTCCTTACTATAAATTCACCCGGATAGGTGAAGCAGAAGCTCACAAAGCTGGCTTTAAAACCATTCGGGTTCCCAATGTGTATGATTTTAAATATATGGAAAAAGAGTTCAGAAATGAAGTTCCCCGCTCTGCTCTCAATACTGAAGTGATTTATGGAAATAACCACGGAAAAAACAGTTTAGATAAAACCTATCTCAAAAAAGCACTGGAAACAGGAAATTTAGAAATCCTTGACCTCCATCGGGTCCAGACTATTCAACTGAATGATGACAAAAGCTATACATTGAATGTCCGGCAGACGGATACTTCCGGAGCTATGATTGCGGACAAAGTTTTCCACTGCAAAAAGCTGATTCTTTCCGCAGGAACAATGGGTACTTTGCAGCTTCTGTTACAGTCTCATGCAGAGAACGGATTTCCCATCCATGAAAAGATTGGTAAAAACTGGGGAAACAATGGAAATTTCATGACCGGAAGAAACTGGGTTAAGCCATTGTCTGGCGGCACCGGAGCTAAGCAATCCACTATTCCGGTAGGAGGAATTGATAACTGGGATGATCCGGAACATCCGTTTTTCACAGAAATTGCTCCTCTGCCCATGGGAATGGATGTGGCTACTTCTTTATATCTGCTCATCAACAGGGTTGATAAAAAGGGAGAAGTTGCCTATCATAAAGCCAGCCAATCCCTGACATTAAACTGGGATGAAAGCAATACCGCTAAAATGAGAGAAAATGCCCAATATTTTATCCGTAAAATGAATAAGGCTAATGGCGGTACAAGAAGCCATTTACTTTTTAATAATGGGTTTGGGGCAGATATCTGTTATCATCCGCTTGGAGGGTGTGTTCTTGGTGAAGCTACCAACGAATATGGAAAGCTAAAAGATCACGAGAATCTGTTTGTGCTGGATGGTTCTTTAATTCCGGGAACCATTGGTGTTAATCCGTTTGTTACGATTACTGCGATTGCTGAATATTGTATTGAAAATCTTATTAAACAGAATGAATTTGCCTGA